One stretch of Buteo buteo chromosome Z, bButBut1.hap1.1, whole genome shotgun sequence DNA includes these proteins:
- the MARK4 gene encoding MAP/microtubule affinity-regulating kinase 4 isoform X5 encodes MSSRSALAAGNERNADTLTGLGGSRSEKGSAWSSRSLGARCRNSIASCPEEQPHIGNYRLLRTIGKGNFAKVKLARHILTGREVAIKIIDKTQLNPTSLQKLFREVRIMKGLNHPNIVKLFEVIETEKTLYLVMEYASAGEVFDYLVSHGRMKEKEARAKFRQIVSAVHYCHQKNIVHRDLKAENLLLDADANIKIADFGFSNEFTLGSKLDTFCGSPPYAAPELFQGKKYDGPEVDIWSLGVILYTLVSGSLPFDGHNLKELRERVLRGKYRVPFYMSTDCENILRRFLVLNPAKRCTLEQIMKDKWINIGYEGDELKPYKEPEEDFGDAKRIEVMVGMGYTREEIKESLSNQKYNEVMATYLLLGRKNEVEAGESRTGSSLSLARVRAPSETANGTGKASSHGKSQRGATTYHRQRRHSDFCGPSPVPMHPKHSPTSTGDAELKEERMPTRKASCSVVGSGRGMPPSSPMVSSANNPNKSEIPDRHKDGAINTNNLPSSVMARRNTYVCTERPGADRHSLLQNGKDNSSVAGRVPPASPSSHSIAAASSERARLARGTTVRSTFHGGQVRDRRTAGGPNGPPASPTLAPEALPLPQSRSRATSNLFSKLTSKLTRRVTLDPSKRQSSNRCVSGTPTPPGAKIRSQTNLRESGDLRSQVAIYLGIKRKPNPGCSDAPGM; translated from the exons ATGTCTTCGCGCTCCGCCCTGGCGGCGGGGAACGAGCGGAACGCGGACACG CTGACGGGCCTGGGGGGCAGCCGCTCGGAGAAGGGCTCGGCCTGGTCCAGCCGCTCGCTGGGCGCCCGCTGCCGCAACTCCATCGCCTCCTGCCCCGAGGAGCAGCCCCACATCGGCAACTACCGCCTGCTGCGCACCATCGGCAAGGGCAACTTCGCCAAGGTCAAGCTGGCCCGGCACATCCTCACCGGCCGTGAG GTGGCCATAAAAATCATCGACAAGACGCAGCTGAACCCCACCAGTCTCCAGAAG CTCTTCCGGGAAGTTCGCATCATGAAGGGGCTGAACCATCCCAACATTG TAAAACTATTTGAGGTCATTGAGACAGAGAAGACGCTGTACCTGGTGATGGAGTACGCCAGcgctg GCGAAGTGTTCGACTACCTCGTGTCCCACGGGAGGATGAAGGAGAAGGAGGCGCGGGCCAAGTTCAGACAG aTCGTCTCGGCCGTGCACTACTGCCACCAGAAAAACATCGTCCACCGGGACCTCAAG GCGGAGAACCTGCTGCTGGATGCCGATGCCAACATCAAGATCGCCGACTTCGGCTTCAGTAACGAGTTCACGCTGGGCTCCAAGCTGGACACCTTCTGTGGGTCCCCCCCCTACGCGGCTCCCGAGCTCTTCCAGGGCAAGAAGTACGACGGCCCCGAGGTCGACATCTGGAGCCTGGGCGTCATCCTCTACACCCTGGTCAGCGGCTCCTTGCCCTTCGACGGCCACAACCTGAAG GAGCTGCGGGAGCGGGTGCTGCGGGGCAAGTACCGGGTGCCCTTTTACATGTCAACGGATTGTGAGAACATCCTGCGCCGGTTCCTGGTCCTGAACCCGGCCAAGCGCTGCACCCTTGAG CAAATCATGAAGGACAAGTGGATCAACATTGGCTACGAGGGCGACGAGCTGAAGCCCTACAAAGAGCCTGAGGAGGACTTTGGGGACGCCAAGCGCATCG AGGTGATGGTGGGTATGGGCTACACCCGAGAGGAGATCAAGGAGTCCCTGAGCAACCAGAAGTACAACGAGGTTATGGCCACCTACCTCCTGCTGGGCAGGAAGAACGAG GTGGAGGCAGGTGAGTCGCGTACGGGCAGCAGCCTCTCCCTGGCCCGGGTGCGGGCACCCAGCGAGACAGCCAACGGCACCGGCAAGGCGTCCTCGCACGGCAAGAGCCAGCGTGGTGCCACCACCTACCACCGGCAGCGGCGGCACAGCGACTTCT GCGGCCCCTCGCCGGTGCCCATGCACCCCAAGCACAGCCCCACCAGCACGGGTGACGCGGAGCTGAAGGAGGAGCGCATGCCCACCCGCAAGGCCAGCTGCAGCGTGGTGGGCAGCGGGCGCGGGATGCCCCCTTCCAGCCCCATGGTCAGCAGCGCCAACAACCCCAACAAGTCCGAGATCCCCGACCGGCACAAGGACGGCGCCATCAACACG AACAACCTCCCCTCGAGCGTGATGGCGCGCAGGAACACCTATGTCTGCACCGAGCGCCCGGGTGCTGACCGCCATTCACTGCTGCAGAACGGCAAGGATAACAG CTCCGTCGCCGGCCGGGTGCCCCCAGCATCACCTTCCAGCCACAGCATCGCCGCCGCTTCCTCAGAGCGGGCCCGCCTGGCGCGGGGCACCACCGTCCGCAGCACCTTCCACGGCGGGCAAGTGCGGGATCGGCGAACGGCTGGGGGTCCCAACGGGCCCCCCGCCTCCCCGACACTGGCACCCGAGGCTTTGCCGCTGCCCCAGAGCCGCTCGCGGGCCACCTCCAACCTCTTCAGCAAGCTGACCTCCAAGCTGACCCGCAG GGTCACTCTTGACCCCTCTAAGCGGCAGAGCTCTAATAGGTGCGTCTCGGGCACCCCCACGCCTCCAGGAGCCAAAATCA GGTCGCAGACGAACCTGAGAGAATCGGGGGACCTGCGCTCACAAG TTGCCATCTACCTTGGGATCAAAAGGAAGCCGAACCCCGGCTGCTCCGATGCCCCTGGCATGTGA
- the MARK4 gene encoding MAP/microtubule affinity-regulating kinase 4 isoform X2, whose translation MSSRSALAAGNERNADTLTGLGGSRSEKGSAWSSRSLGARCRNSIASCPEEQPHIGNYRLLRTIGKGNFAKVKLARHILTGREVAIKIIDKTQLNPTSLQKLFREVRIMKGLNHPNIVKLFEVIETEKTLYLVMEYASAGEVFDYLVSHGRMKEKEARAKFRQIVSAVHYCHQKNIVHRDLKAENLLLDADANIKIADFGFSNEFTLGSKLDTFCGSPPYAAPELFQGKKYDGPEVDIWSLGVILYTLVSGSLPFDGHNLKELRERVLRGKYRVPFYMSTDCENILRRFLVLNPAKRCTLEQIMKDKWINIGYEGDELKPYKEPEEDFGDAKRIEVMVGMGYTREEIKESLSNQKYNEVMATYLLLGRKNEVEAGESRTGSSLSLARVRAPSETANGTGKASSHGKSQRGATTYHRQRRHSDFCGPSPVPMHPKHSPTSTGDAELKEERMPTRKASCSVVGSGRGMPPSSPMVSSANNPNKSEIPDRHKDGAINTNNLPSSVMARRNTYVCTERPGADRHSLLQNGKDNSSVAGRVPPASPSSHSIAAASSERARLARGTTVRSTFHGGQVRDRRTAGGPNGPPASPTLAPEALPLPQSRSRATSNLFSKLTSKLTRRVADEPERIGGPALTSCHLPWDQKEAEPRLLRCPWHVKVTSARPAEAVMVALRQATLSAGCRARQPQPFLLSCTHDRGPSEHFCHFEAEVCRLQRLGLHGVLFRRLAGTAGAFRATLARVAGQLQL comes from the exons ATGTCTTCGCGCTCCGCCCTGGCGGCGGGGAACGAGCGGAACGCGGACACG CTGACGGGCCTGGGGGGCAGCCGCTCGGAGAAGGGCTCGGCCTGGTCCAGCCGCTCGCTGGGCGCCCGCTGCCGCAACTCCATCGCCTCCTGCCCCGAGGAGCAGCCCCACATCGGCAACTACCGCCTGCTGCGCACCATCGGCAAGGGCAACTTCGCCAAGGTCAAGCTGGCCCGGCACATCCTCACCGGCCGTGAG GTGGCCATAAAAATCATCGACAAGACGCAGCTGAACCCCACCAGTCTCCAGAAG CTCTTCCGGGAAGTTCGCATCATGAAGGGGCTGAACCATCCCAACATTG TAAAACTATTTGAGGTCATTGAGACAGAGAAGACGCTGTACCTGGTGATGGAGTACGCCAGcgctg GCGAAGTGTTCGACTACCTCGTGTCCCACGGGAGGATGAAGGAGAAGGAGGCGCGGGCCAAGTTCAGACAG aTCGTCTCGGCCGTGCACTACTGCCACCAGAAAAACATCGTCCACCGGGACCTCAAG GCGGAGAACCTGCTGCTGGATGCCGATGCCAACATCAAGATCGCCGACTTCGGCTTCAGTAACGAGTTCACGCTGGGCTCCAAGCTGGACACCTTCTGTGGGTCCCCCCCCTACGCGGCTCCCGAGCTCTTCCAGGGCAAGAAGTACGACGGCCCCGAGGTCGACATCTGGAGCCTGGGCGTCATCCTCTACACCCTGGTCAGCGGCTCCTTGCCCTTCGACGGCCACAACCTGAAG GAGCTGCGGGAGCGGGTGCTGCGGGGCAAGTACCGGGTGCCCTTTTACATGTCAACGGATTGTGAGAACATCCTGCGCCGGTTCCTGGTCCTGAACCCGGCCAAGCGCTGCACCCTTGAG CAAATCATGAAGGACAAGTGGATCAACATTGGCTACGAGGGCGACGAGCTGAAGCCCTACAAAGAGCCTGAGGAGGACTTTGGGGACGCCAAGCGCATCG AGGTGATGGTGGGTATGGGCTACACCCGAGAGGAGATCAAGGAGTCCCTGAGCAACCAGAAGTACAACGAGGTTATGGCCACCTACCTCCTGCTGGGCAGGAAGAACGAG GTGGAGGCAGGTGAGTCGCGTACGGGCAGCAGCCTCTCCCTGGCCCGGGTGCGGGCACCCAGCGAGACAGCCAACGGCACCGGCAAGGCGTCCTCGCACGGCAAGAGCCAGCGTGGTGCCACCACCTACCACCGGCAGCGGCGGCACAGCGACTTCT GCGGCCCCTCGCCGGTGCCCATGCACCCCAAGCACAGCCCCACCAGCACGGGTGACGCGGAGCTGAAGGAGGAGCGCATGCCCACCCGCAAGGCCAGCTGCAGCGTGGTGGGCAGCGGGCGCGGGATGCCCCCTTCCAGCCCCATGGTCAGCAGCGCCAACAACCCCAACAAGTCCGAGATCCCCGACCGGCACAAGGACGGCGCCATCAACACG AACAACCTCCCCTCGAGCGTGATGGCGCGCAGGAACACCTATGTCTGCACCGAGCGCCCGGGTGCTGACCGCCATTCACTGCTGCAGAACGGCAAGGATAACAG CTCCGTCGCCGGCCGGGTGCCCCCAGCATCACCTTCCAGCCACAGCATCGCCGCCGCTTCCTCAGAGCGGGCCCGCCTGGCGCGGGGCACCACCGTCCGCAGCACCTTCCACGGCGGGCAAGTGCGGGATCGGCGAACGGCTGGGGGTCCCAACGGGCCCCCCGCCTCCCCGACACTGGCACCCGAGGCTTTGCCGCTGCCCCAGAGCCGCTCGCGGGCCACCTCCAACCTCTTCAGCAAGCTGACCTCCAAGCTGACCCGCAG GGTCGCAGACGAACCTGAGAGAATCGGGGGACCTGCGCTCACAAG TTGCCATCTACCTTGGGATCAAAAGGAAGCCGAACCCCGGCTGCTCCGATGCCCCTGGCATGTGAAGGTGACGAGCGCCCGGCCGGCTGAGGCGGTGATGGTGGCACTGCGGCAGGCCACCCTCTCTGCCGGCTGCCGCGCgcgccagccccagccctttTTGCTCTCCTGCACCCACGACCGGGGCCCCAGCGAGCACTTCTGCCATTTCGAGGCTGAGGTTTGCCGGCTCCAGCGCCTCGGCCTCCATGGTGTGCTCTTCCGACGCCTGGCTGGCACTGCCGGCGCTTTCCGTGCCACCTTGGCACGCGTGGCTGGTCAGCTCCAGCTCTAG
- the MARK4 gene encoding MAP/microtubule affinity-regulating kinase 4 isoform X3: MSSRSALAAGNERNADTLRVCPPAPQLTGLGGSRSEKGSAWSSRSLGARCRNSIASCPEEQPHIGNYRLLRTIGKGNFAKVKLARHILTGRELFREVRIMKGLNHPNIVKLFEVIETEKTLYLVMEYASAGEVFDYLVSHGRMKEKEARAKFRQIVSAVHYCHQKNIVHRDLKAENLLLDADANIKIADFGFSNEFTLGSKLDTFCGSPPYAAPELFQGKKYDGPEVDIWSLGVILYTLVSGSLPFDGHNLKELRERVLRGKYRVPFYMSTDCENILRRFLVLNPAKRCTLEQIMKDKWINIGYEGDELKPYKEPEEDFGDAKRIEVMVGMGYTREEIKESLSNQKYNEVMATYLLLGRKNEVEAGESRTGSSLSLARVRAPSETANGTGKASSHGKSQRGATTYHRQRRHSDFCGPSPVPMHPKHSPTSTGDAELKEERMPTRKASCSVVGSGRGMPPSSPMVSSANNPNKSEIPDRHKDGAINTNNLPSSVMARRNTYVCTERPGADRHSLLQNGKDNSSVAGRVPPASPSSHSIAAASSERARLARGTTVRSTFHGGQVRDRRTAGGPNGPPASPTLAPEALPLPQSRSRATSNLFSKLTSKLTRRVADEPERIGGPALTSCHLPWDQKEAEPRLLRCPWHVKVTSARPAEAVMVALRQATLSAGCRARQPQPFLLSCTHDRGPSEHFCHFEAEVCRLQRLGLHGVLFRRLAGTAGAFRATLARVAGQLQL; the protein is encoded by the exons ATGTCTTCGCGCTCCGCCCTGGCGGCGGGGAACGAGCGGAACGCGGACACG CTGCGCGTGTGTCCCCCGGCTCCCCAGCTGACGGGCCTGGGGGGCAGCCGCTCGGAGAAGGGCTCGGCCTGGTCCAGCCGCTCGCTGGGCGCCCGCTGCCGCAACTCCATCGCCTCCTGCCCCGAGGAGCAGCCCCACATCGGCAACTACCGCCTGCTGCGCACCATCGGCAAGGGCAACTTCGCCAAGGTCAAGCTGGCCCGGCACATCCTCACCGGCCGTGAG CTCTTCCGGGAAGTTCGCATCATGAAGGGGCTGAACCATCCCAACATTG TAAAACTATTTGAGGTCATTGAGACAGAGAAGACGCTGTACCTGGTGATGGAGTACGCCAGcgctg GCGAAGTGTTCGACTACCTCGTGTCCCACGGGAGGATGAAGGAGAAGGAGGCGCGGGCCAAGTTCAGACAG aTCGTCTCGGCCGTGCACTACTGCCACCAGAAAAACATCGTCCACCGGGACCTCAAG GCGGAGAACCTGCTGCTGGATGCCGATGCCAACATCAAGATCGCCGACTTCGGCTTCAGTAACGAGTTCACGCTGGGCTCCAAGCTGGACACCTTCTGTGGGTCCCCCCCCTACGCGGCTCCCGAGCTCTTCCAGGGCAAGAAGTACGACGGCCCCGAGGTCGACATCTGGAGCCTGGGCGTCATCCTCTACACCCTGGTCAGCGGCTCCTTGCCCTTCGACGGCCACAACCTGAAG GAGCTGCGGGAGCGGGTGCTGCGGGGCAAGTACCGGGTGCCCTTTTACATGTCAACGGATTGTGAGAACATCCTGCGCCGGTTCCTGGTCCTGAACCCGGCCAAGCGCTGCACCCTTGAG CAAATCATGAAGGACAAGTGGATCAACATTGGCTACGAGGGCGACGAGCTGAAGCCCTACAAAGAGCCTGAGGAGGACTTTGGGGACGCCAAGCGCATCG AGGTGATGGTGGGTATGGGCTACACCCGAGAGGAGATCAAGGAGTCCCTGAGCAACCAGAAGTACAACGAGGTTATGGCCACCTACCTCCTGCTGGGCAGGAAGAACGAG GTGGAGGCAGGTGAGTCGCGTACGGGCAGCAGCCTCTCCCTGGCCCGGGTGCGGGCACCCAGCGAGACAGCCAACGGCACCGGCAAGGCGTCCTCGCACGGCAAGAGCCAGCGTGGTGCCACCACCTACCACCGGCAGCGGCGGCACAGCGACTTCT GCGGCCCCTCGCCGGTGCCCATGCACCCCAAGCACAGCCCCACCAGCACGGGTGACGCGGAGCTGAAGGAGGAGCGCATGCCCACCCGCAAGGCCAGCTGCAGCGTGGTGGGCAGCGGGCGCGGGATGCCCCCTTCCAGCCCCATGGTCAGCAGCGCCAACAACCCCAACAAGTCCGAGATCCCCGACCGGCACAAGGACGGCGCCATCAACACG AACAACCTCCCCTCGAGCGTGATGGCGCGCAGGAACACCTATGTCTGCACCGAGCGCCCGGGTGCTGACCGCCATTCACTGCTGCAGAACGGCAAGGATAACAG CTCCGTCGCCGGCCGGGTGCCCCCAGCATCACCTTCCAGCCACAGCATCGCCGCCGCTTCCTCAGAGCGGGCCCGCCTGGCGCGGGGCACCACCGTCCGCAGCACCTTCCACGGCGGGCAAGTGCGGGATCGGCGAACGGCTGGGGGTCCCAACGGGCCCCCCGCCTCCCCGACACTGGCACCCGAGGCTTTGCCGCTGCCCCAGAGCCGCTCGCGGGCCACCTCCAACCTCTTCAGCAAGCTGACCTCCAAGCTGACCCGCAG GGTCGCAGACGAACCTGAGAGAATCGGGGGACCTGCGCTCACAAG TTGCCATCTACCTTGGGATCAAAAGGAAGCCGAACCCCGGCTGCTCCGATGCCCCTGGCATGTGAAGGTGACGAGCGCCCGGCCGGCTGAGGCGGTGATGGTGGCACTGCGGCAGGCCACCCTCTCTGCCGGCTGCCGCGCgcgccagccccagccctttTTGCTCTCCTGCACCCACGACCGGGGCCCCAGCGAGCACTTCTGCCATTTCGAGGCTGAGGTTTGCCGGCTCCAGCGCCTCGGCCTCCATGGTGTGCTCTTCCGACGCCTGGCTGGCACTGCCGGCGCTTTCCGTGCCACCTTGGCACGCGTGGCTGGTCAGCTCCAGCTCTAG
- the MARK4 gene encoding MAP/microtubule affinity-regulating kinase 4 isoform X4, with protein sequence MSSRSALAAGNERNADTLRVCPPAPQLTGLGGSRSEKGSAWSSRSLGARCRNSIASCPEEQPHIGNYRLLRTIGKGNFAKVKLARHILTGREVAIKIIDKTQLNPTSLQKLFREVRIMKGLNHPNIVKLFEVIETEKTLYLVMEYASAGEVFDYLVSHGRMKEKEARAKFRQIVSAVHYCHQKNIVHRDLKAENLLLDADANIKIADFGFSNEFTLGSKLDTFCGSPPYAAPELFQGKKYDGPEVDIWSLGVILYTLVSGSLPFDGHNLKELRERVLRGKYRVPFYMSTDCENILRRFLVLNPAKRCTLEQIMKDKWINIGYEGDELKPYKEPEEDFGDAKRIEVMVGMGYTREEIKESLSNQKYNEVMATYLLLGRKNEVEAGESRTGSSLSLARVRAPSETANGTGKASSHGKSQRGATTYHRQRRHSDFCGPSPVPMHPKHSPTSTGDAELKEERMPTRKASCSVVGSGRGMPPSSPMVSSANNPNKSEIPDRHKDGAINTNNLPSSVMARRNTYVCTERPGADRHSLLQNGKDNSSVAGRVPPASPSSHSIAAASSERARLARGTTVRSTFHGGQVRDRRTAGGPNGPPASPTLAPEALPLPQSRSRATSNLFSKLTSKLTRRVTLDPSKRQSSNRCVSGTPTPPGAKIRSQTNLRESGDLRSQVAIYLGIKRKPNPGCSDAPGM encoded by the exons ATGTCTTCGCGCTCCGCCCTGGCGGCGGGGAACGAGCGGAACGCGGACACG CTGCGCGTGTGTCCCCCGGCTCCCCAGCTGACGGGCCTGGGGGGCAGCCGCTCGGAGAAGGGCTCGGCCTGGTCCAGCCGCTCGCTGGGCGCCCGCTGCCGCAACTCCATCGCCTCCTGCCCCGAGGAGCAGCCCCACATCGGCAACTACCGCCTGCTGCGCACCATCGGCAAGGGCAACTTCGCCAAGGTCAAGCTGGCCCGGCACATCCTCACCGGCCGTGAG GTGGCCATAAAAATCATCGACAAGACGCAGCTGAACCCCACCAGTCTCCAGAAG CTCTTCCGGGAAGTTCGCATCATGAAGGGGCTGAACCATCCCAACATTG TAAAACTATTTGAGGTCATTGAGACAGAGAAGACGCTGTACCTGGTGATGGAGTACGCCAGcgctg GCGAAGTGTTCGACTACCTCGTGTCCCACGGGAGGATGAAGGAGAAGGAGGCGCGGGCCAAGTTCAGACAG aTCGTCTCGGCCGTGCACTACTGCCACCAGAAAAACATCGTCCACCGGGACCTCAAG GCGGAGAACCTGCTGCTGGATGCCGATGCCAACATCAAGATCGCCGACTTCGGCTTCAGTAACGAGTTCACGCTGGGCTCCAAGCTGGACACCTTCTGTGGGTCCCCCCCCTACGCGGCTCCCGAGCTCTTCCAGGGCAAGAAGTACGACGGCCCCGAGGTCGACATCTGGAGCCTGGGCGTCATCCTCTACACCCTGGTCAGCGGCTCCTTGCCCTTCGACGGCCACAACCTGAAG GAGCTGCGGGAGCGGGTGCTGCGGGGCAAGTACCGGGTGCCCTTTTACATGTCAACGGATTGTGAGAACATCCTGCGCCGGTTCCTGGTCCTGAACCCGGCCAAGCGCTGCACCCTTGAG CAAATCATGAAGGACAAGTGGATCAACATTGGCTACGAGGGCGACGAGCTGAAGCCCTACAAAGAGCCTGAGGAGGACTTTGGGGACGCCAAGCGCATCG AGGTGATGGTGGGTATGGGCTACACCCGAGAGGAGATCAAGGAGTCCCTGAGCAACCAGAAGTACAACGAGGTTATGGCCACCTACCTCCTGCTGGGCAGGAAGAACGAG GTGGAGGCAGGTGAGTCGCGTACGGGCAGCAGCCTCTCCCTGGCCCGGGTGCGGGCACCCAGCGAGACAGCCAACGGCACCGGCAAGGCGTCCTCGCACGGCAAGAGCCAGCGTGGTGCCACCACCTACCACCGGCAGCGGCGGCACAGCGACTTCT GCGGCCCCTCGCCGGTGCCCATGCACCCCAAGCACAGCCCCACCAGCACGGGTGACGCGGAGCTGAAGGAGGAGCGCATGCCCACCCGCAAGGCCAGCTGCAGCGTGGTGGGCAGCGGGCGCGGGATGCCCCCTTCCAGCCCCATGGTCAGCAGCGCCAACAACCCCAACAAGTCCGAGATCCCCGACCGGCACAAGGACGGCGCCATCAACACG AACAACCTCCCCTCGAGCGTGATGGCGCGCAGGAACACCTATGTCTGCACCGAGCGCCCGGGTGCTGACCGCCATTCACTGCTGCAGAACGGCAAGGATAACAG CTCCGTCGCCGGCCGGGTGCCCCCAGCATCACCTTCCAGCCACAGCATCGCCGCCGCTTCCTCAGAGCGGGCCCGCCTGGCGCGGGGCACCACCGTCCGCAGCACCTTCCACGGCGGGCAAGTGCGGGATCGGCGAACGGCTGGGGGTCCCAACGGGCCCCCCGCCTCCCCGACACTGGCACCCGAGGCTTTGCCGCTGCCCCAGAGCCGCTCGCGGGCCACCTCCAACCTCTTCAGCAAGCTGACCTCCAAGCTGACCCGCAG GGTCACTCTTGACCCCTCTAAGCGGCAGAGCTCTAATAGGTGCGTCTCGGGCACCCCCACGCCTCCAGGAGCCAAAATCA GGTCGCAGACGAACCTGAGAGAATCGGGGGACCTGCGCTCACAAG TTGCCATCTACCTTGGGATCAAAAGGAAGCCGAACCCCGGCTGCTCCGATGCCCCTGGCATGTGA
- the MARK4 gene encoding MAP/microtubule affinity-regulating kinase 4 isoform X1 has translation MSSRSALAAGNERNADTLRVCPPAPQLTGLGGSRSEKGSAWSSRSLGARCRNSIASCPEEQPHIGNYRLLRTIGKGNFAKVKLARHILTGREVAIKIIDKTQLNPTSLQKLFREVRIMKGLNHPNIVKLFEVIETEKTLYLVMEYASAGEVFDYLVSHGRMKEKEARAKFRQIVSAVHYCHQKNIVHRDLKAENLLLDADANIKIADFGFSNEFTLGSKLDTFCGSPPYAAPELFQGKKYDGPEVDIWSLGVILYTLVSGSLPFDGHNLKELRERVLRGKYRVPFYMSTDCENILRRFLVLNPAKRCTLEQIMKDKWINIGYEGDELKPYKEPEEDFGDAKRIEVMVGMGYTREEIKESLSNQKYNEVMATYLLLGRKNEVEAGESRTGSSLSLARVRAPSETANGTGKASSHGKSQRGATTYHRQRRHSDFCGPSPVPMHPKHSPTSTGDAELKEERMPTRKASCSVVGSGRGMPPSSPMVSSANNPNKSEIPDRHKDGAINTNNLPSSVMARRNTYVCTERPGADRHSLLQNGKDNSSVAGRVPPASPSSHSIAAASSERARLARGTTVRSTFHGGQVRDRRTAGGPNGPPASPTLAPEALPLPQSRSRATSNLFSKLTSKLTRRVADEPERIGGPALTSCHLPWDQKEAEPRLLRCPWHVKVTSARPAEAVMVALRQATLSAGCRARQPQPFLLSCTHDRGPSEHFCHFEAEVCRLQRLGLHGVLFRRLAGTAGAFRATLARVAGQLQL, from the exons ATGTCTTCGCGCTCCGCCCTGGCGGCGGGGAACGAGCGGAACGCGGACACG CTGCGCGTGTGTCCCCCGGCTCCCCAGCTGACGGGCCTGGGGGGCAGCCGCTCGGAGAAGGGCTCGGCCTGGTCCAGCCGCTCGCTGGGCGCCCGCTGCCGCAACTCCATCGCCTCCTGCCCCGAGGAGCAGCCCCACATCGGCAACTACCGCCTGCTGCGCACCATCGGCAAGGGCAACTTCGCCAAGGTCAAGCTGGCCCGGCACATCCTCACCGGCCGTGAG GTGGCCATAAAAATCATCGACAAGACGCAGCTGAACCCCACCAGTCTCCAGAAG CTCTTCCGGGAAGTTCGCATCATGAAGGGGCTGAACCATCCCAACATTG TAAAACTATTTGAGGTCATTGAGACAGAGAAGACGCTGTACCTGGTGATGGAGTACGCCAGcgctg GCGAAGTGTTCGACTACCTCGTGTCCCACGGGAGGATGAAGGAGAAGGAGGCGCGGGCCAAGTTCAGACAG aTCGTCTCGGCCGTGCACTACTGCCACCAGAAAAACATCGTCCACCGGGACCTCAAG GCGGAGAACCTGCTGCTGGATGCCGATGCCAACATCAAGATCGCCGACTTCGGCTTCAGTAACGAGTTCACGCTGGGCTCCAAGCTGGACACCTTCTGTGGGTCCCCCCCCTACGCGGCTCCCGAGCTCTTCCAGGGCAAGAAGTACGACGGCCCCGAGGTCGACATCTGGAGCCTGGGCGTCATCCTCTACACCCTGGTCAGCGGCTCCTTGCCCTTCGACGGCCACAACCTGAAG GAGCTGCGGGAGCGGGTGCTGCGGGGCAAGTACCGGGTGCCCTTTTACATGTCAACGGATTGTGAGAACATCCTGCGCCGGTTCCTGGTCCTGAACCCGGCCAAGCGCTGCACCCTTGAG CAAATCATGAAGGACAAGTGGATCAACATTGGCTACGAGGGCGACGAGCTGAAGCCCTACAAAGAGCCTGAGGAGGACTTTGGGGACGCCAAGCGCATCG AGGTGATGGTGGGTATGGGCTACACCCGAGAGGAGATCAAGGAGTCCCTGAGCAACCAGAAGTACAACGAGGTTATGGCCACCTACCTCCTGCTGGGCAGGAAGAACGAG GTGGAGGCAGGTGAGTCGCGTACGGGCAGCAGCCTCTCCCTGGCCCGGGTGCGGGCACCCAGCGAGACAGCCAACGGCACCGGCAAGGCGTCCTCGCACGGCAAGAGCCAGCGTGGTGCCACCACCTACCACCGGCAGCGGCGGCACAGCGACTTCT GCGGCCCCTCGCCGGTGCCCATGCACCCCAAGCACAGCCCCACCAGCACGGGTGACGCGGAGCTGAAGGAGGAGCGCATGCCCACCCGCAAGGCCAGCTGCAGCGTGGTGGGCAGCGGGCGCGGGATGCCCCCTTCCAGCCCCATGGTCAGCAGCGCCAACAACCCCAACAAGTCCGAGATCCCCGACCGGCACAAGGACGGCGCCATCAACACG AACAACCTCCCCTCGAGCGTGATGGCGCGCAGGAACACCTATGTCTGCACCGAGCGCCCGGGTGCTGACCGCCATTCACTGCTGCAGAACGGCAAGGATAACAG CTCCGTCGCCGGCCGGGTGCCCCCAGCATCACCTTCCAGCCACAGCATCGCCGCCGCTTCCTCAGAGCGGGCCCGCCTGGCGCGGGGCACCACCGTCCGCAGCACCTTCCACGGCGGGCAAGTGCGGGATCGGCGAACGGCTGGGGGTCCCAACGGGCCCCCCGCCTCCCCGACACTGGCACCCGAGGCTTTGCCGCTGCCCCAGAGCCGCTCGCGGGCCACCTCCAACCTCTTCAGCAAGCTGACCTCCAAGCTGACCCGCAG GGTCGCAGACGAACCTGAGAGAATCGGGGGACCTGCGCTCACAAG TTGCCATCTACCTTGGGATCAAAAGGAAGCCGAACCCCGGCTGCTCCGATGCCCCTGGCATGTGAAGGTGACGAGCGCCCGGCCGGCTGAGGCGGTGATGGTGGCACTGCGGCAGGCCACCCTCTCTGCCGGCTGCCGCGCgcgccagccccagccctttTTGCTCTCCTGCACCCACGACCGGGGCCCCAGCGAGCACTTCTGCCATTTCGAGGCTGAGGTTTGCCGGCTCCAGCGCCTCGGCCTCCATGGTGTGCTCTTCCGACGCCTGGCTGGCACTGCCGGCGCTTTCCGTGCCACCTTGGCACGCGTGGCTGGTCAGCTCCAGCTCTAG